From the genome of Scytonema hofmannii PCC 7110, one region includes:
- a CDS encoding sucrose synthase — translation MSELLQAILDSEEKNDLRSLISELRQQEKKYLLRNDILSLYSEYCSKYEKSERFYKASHLGKLIYYTQEIIQEESSLCFIIRPKIASQEVYRLTANLNIESITVQELLDLRDRLVNKYNPNEGDLLELDFGPFYDYSPIIRDPKNIGKGVQFLNRYLSGKLFADAKQGLDSLFNFLRLHQYNGVQLLINERIKSQQQLSDQVKKALAFVSDRPNEQPYEEFRFDLQIMGFEPGWGNTAMRVRETLGILDELMDSPDPQALETFISRIPMIFRIVLVSAHGWFGQEGVLGRPDTGGQVVYVLDQAKNLEKQLQEDAMLAGLGGLNVKPKVIILTRLIPNSDGTLCNQRLEKVYDTENAWILRVPLREFNPKMTQNWISRFEFWPYLETFAIDAEKELRAEFQGRPDLVVGNYTDGNLIAFLLSRRLGVTQCNIAHAIEKSKYLFSNLYWQDLEDKYHFSLQFTADVLAMNAANFIISSTYQEIVGTSDSVGQYESLKCFTMPELYHVVNGIELYSPKFNVVPPGVNENCYFPYTRTEDRIESDRSRIEEMLFTLEDPTEIFGTLDDPNKRPLFSMARLDRIKNLTGLAECFGQNKELQKHCNLILIAGKLRVEESGDNEERDEIVKLYRIIEKYNLQGKIRWLGVRLTKSDSGEVYRVIGDRQGIFVQPALFEAFGLTILESMISGLPTFATQFGGPLEIIQDKVNGFYINPTNLEETADKILEFFKRCEQNSNYWNEISQRAIERVYSTYTWKIHTSKLLSLARIYGFWNFISKENREDLLRYIEALFYLIYKPRAQQLLEQHKYR, via the coding sequence ATGTCAGAATTACTTCAAGCCATCTTGGATAGTGAAGAGAAAAATGATTTGCGTTCTTTGATAAGCGAGTTACGCCAGCAAGAAAAAAAATATCTGCTGCGAAACGACATCCTTAGTTTGTACAGTGAATATTGCTCGAAATACGAAAAGTCAGAACGGTTTTACAAAGCCTCCCACTTGGGTAAGTTAATCTATTACACTCAGGAAATTATTCAAGAGGAATCTAGTCTCTGTTTTATTATCCGCCCTAAAATAGCTAGTCAAGAAGTCTACCGACTGACAGCAAATTTAAATATTGAGTCAATAACGGTGCAGGAACTGTTGGATCTGCGCGATCGCCTAGTCAACAAATACAATCCCAATGAAGGCGACTTACTAGAGTTGGATTTTGGTCCGTTTTATGACTACTCACCCATCATTCGCGACCCGAAAAATATTGGCAAAGGGGTACAGTTCCTCAACCGCTATCTCTCAGGTAAGTTATTTGCGGACGCCAAGCAAGGGCTGGACTCCTTATTTAATTTTTTGCGCCTCCACCAATACAATGGCGTGCAACTGCTCATTAACGAACGCATTAAGTCACAACAGCAACTTTCAGACCAAGTGAAGAAAGCATTGGCTTTTGTGAGCGATCGCCCCAACGAACAACCCTATGAAGAATTCCGGTTTGACCTGCAGATCATGGGCTTTGAACCGGGTTGGGGAAACACCGCCATGCGAGTTCGGGAAACGTTGGGTATTCTGGATGAACTTATGGATTCTCCTGACCCTCAGGCTCTAGAAACCTTCATTTCTCGCATCCCCATGATTTTTAGAATCGTACTCGTGTCCGCCCATGGTTGGTTCGGACAAGAGGGAGTTTTGGGGCGTCCCGACACTGGCGGTCAAGTGGTTTACGTTCTGGATCAAGCGAAGAATCTAGAGAAGCAATTGCAAGAAGACGCCATGTTAGCTGGTTTGGGTGGGTTGAATGTTAAGCCTAAGGTTATCATTCTTACCCGCCTGATTCCTAACAGTGATGGTACATTGTGTAACCAACGGCTGGAAAAGGTCTACGATACAGAAAATGCCTGGATTTTACGGGTACCTTTGCGGGAATTCAATCCCAAGATGACCCAAAACTGGATTTCGCGGTTTGAGTTTTGGCCTTATTTAGAAACATTTGCGATTGACGCAGAAAAAGAACTGCGAGCAGAGTTTCAGGGTAGACCCGATCTGGTTGTAGGTAATTATACTGATGGTAATTTAATCGCATTTTTGCTATCCCGTCGCTTGGGTGTGACGCAATGTAACATTGCCCACGCGATAGAAAAGTCTAAGTACTTGTTTAGTAACCTCTACTGGCAAGATTTAGAAGATAAGTATCATTTTTCGCTACAATTCACAGCTGATGTGTTGGCAATGAATGCTGCAAACTTTATTATTAGCAGCACTTACCAAGAGATTGTGGGAACTTCAGATAGTGTGGGACAGTACGAATCTCTAAAGTGCTTTACGATGCCAGAATTATATCACGTTGTCAACGGGATTGAATTGTATAGCCCCAAATTTAACGTTGTACCACCAGGGGTGAACGAGAATTGCTATTTCCCCTACACGCGTACTGAAGACCGAATTGAAAGCGATCGCTCCAGAATAGAAGAAATGCTATTTACTCTGGAAGATCCAACTGAAATTTTTGGGACTTTAGACGACCCCAACAAACGCCCGCTTTTTTCAATGGCGCGTCTTGACCGGATTAAGAACTTGACTGGTTTAGCCGAATGCTTTGGTCAAAACAAAGAATTGCAAAAACATTGCAATCTTATATTAATTGCAGGTAAATTGCGAGTTGAAGAATCAGGCGACAATGAAGAACGCGATGAGATTGTCAAACTTTACCGGATTATAGAAAAGTACAATCTCCAAGGTAAAATTCGCTGGTTGGGAGTGCGCTTGACCAAAAGTGACTCAGGGGAAGTGTACCGAGTGATTGGCGATCGTCAGGGAATATTTGTACAACCTGCTTTATTTGAAGCATTTGGTTTGACAATTTTAGAATCAATGATTTCAGGATTACCCACTTTTGCAACACAATTTGGCGGTCCTTTAGAGATTATTCAAGACAAAGTTAATGGCTTTTACATCAACCCAACAAATTTAGAAGAAACAGCCGATAAAATTTTGGAATTTTTCAAGCGTTGCGAACAGAATTCCAATTATTGGAATGAAATTTCACAACGAGCTATTGAAAGGGTTTACAGCACCTATACGTGGAAAATTCATACCTCTAAGCTGTTATCCCTAGCCAGGATTTATGGCTTTTGGAACTTCATTTCCAAAGAAAATCGAGAGGATTTGTTGCGTTATATAGAAGCTTTGTTTTATTTAATTTACAAACCAAGAGCGCAACAACTATTAGAGCAGCATAAGTATCGATAA
- a CDS encoding peptidoglycan-binding domain-containing protein: protein MEESTNPAQPQEELEAQFEEQSEAQFMSARASGLPTLRFGSSGHSVRVLQRLLVSNGYFVRIDGNFGALTESAVMAFQSGRGLNPDGVVGSRTWAELTG, encoded by the coding sequence ATGGAAGAGTCTACAAATCCAGCACAGCCTCAAGAAGAACTTGAAGCACAATTTGAGGAACAATCCGAAGCACAATTTATGTCAGCACGAGCATCAGGTTTACCAACTCTAAGATTTGGCTCCTCCGGTCATTCTGTTAGAGTATTACAACGACTTTTAGTTTCCAACGGCTACTTCGTGAGAATTGATGGGAATTTCGGTGCTCTCACAGAGTCTGCTGTAATGGCTTTTCAAAGTGGGCGGGGTCTCAACCCTGATGGTGTGGTTGGTTCGAGAACTTGGGCTGAATTAACAGGTTAA
- a CDS encoding DUF4359 domain-containing protein has product MRVLSIIVCVGVLGLATIGLAMARTNPKQEQYEEYAVEQLSEYVKGNVCKKTPNIFENIIKFNCTELVEAANPQIREIIAVRTERQDFLIFSVYRTDLTLNNWIPSYKFETVGALDKFYTYSMEKQ; this is encoded by the coding sequence ATGAGAGTTTTATCCATTATTGTGTGTGTGGGAGTCCTGGGGCTAGCAACTATAGGGTTAGCAATGGCAAGGACAAACCCCAAGCAGGAGCAGTATGAAGAATACGCAGTGGAACAGTTATCAGAATATGTGAAAGGCAATGTGTGCAAGAAGACGCCAAATATCTTCGAGAATATCATCAAGTTTAATTGCACTGAACTGGTAGAAGCAGCCAATCCACAGATACGGGAAATCATCGCGGTAAGAACAGAAAGGCAAGATTTCCTGATTTTTAGCGTTTACCGTACTGATTTAACGCTCAACAATTGGATACCTTCTTATAAATTTGAGACGGTGGGAGCGCTTGATAAATTTTATACTTACAGTATGGAGAAGCAATAA
- a CDS encoding peptidoglycan-binding domain-containing protein, whose protein sequence is MTQAADFNASVEASAASIGMPQVVQGDTGDAVKYLQQLLNAYRSKIGNGNVTPLLKVDGNFGSNTSSAVVQFQKEYTAVNTSNIKLAADGKVGSATWRALGDFGFLKCRP, encoded by the coding sequence ATGACACAAGCTGCGGATTTCAATGCCTCGGTTGAAGCTAGTGCTGCTTCTATCGGTATGCCACAAGTAGTACAAGGTGACACTGGCGACGCCGTGAAATATTTACAACAACTGCTCAATGCTTACAGAAGCAAGATTGGGAATGGAAATGTTACACCATTACTGAAAGTAGACGGAAACTTTGGTAGCAACACTTCTTCAGCTGTTGTTCAATTCCAAAAAGAATACACAGCAGTAAATACGAGCAATATAAAATTGGCCGCCGATGGAAAAGTCGGTTCTGCGACTTGGCGGGCTTTGGGCGATTTTGGTTTCCTTAAGTGTCGCCCCTAA
- a CDS encoding peptidoglycan-binding domain-containing protein, whose protein sequence is MTDIALLMTGVLQTGQFSLLSLANQLFLQLETSVEESNQDQLSPIVSPAQITPPEFMQYDETIYVSPLEQTTENKNIVNQAQTASIVESLVASENTPAVNSRRYRRRFTGKRGGYQVVTAVSYDYTNRALPILSFGNEGIAVRALQRLLSYNGYAVQIDGVFGALTEAAVKSFQNQRSIAVDGIVGQTTWVELTQ, encoded by the coding sequence ATGACTGATATTGCCCTGCTGATGACGGGCGTATTGCAAACAGGACAATTTTCTTTGCTGAGTTTAGCGAATCAGCTATTTCTTCAGTTAGAGACCAGCGTGGAAGAGTCAAATCAAGACCAGCTATCTCCGATAGTTTCACCTGCTCAAATTACACCACCTGAATTTATGCAATATGATGAGACAATATACGTCTCTCCATTAGAACAAACTACAGAAAATAAAAATATAGTGAATCAAGCTCAAACGGCTTCTATTGTAGAGTCCTTAGTAGCGTCAGAAAATACCCCTGCGGTCAATTCTCGTCGTTACAGGCGAAGATTCACTGGTAAACGAGGTGGTTACCAAGTGGTGACTGCTGTATCTTATGACTATACTAATCGAGCCTTACCAATTTTGAGTTTTGGCAATGAGGGTATTGCTGTTAGAGCTTTACAACGTCTGTTATCGTACAACGGCTATGCTGTTCAAATTGATGGAGTTTTCGGTGCGCTAACAGAAGCGGCTGTTAAATCTTTTCAAAACCAACGCAGTATAGCAGTAGATGGCATTGTTGGACAAACAACTTGGGTGGAATTAACACAATAG
- a CDS encoding peptidoglycan-binding domain-containing protein, whose translation MTSEWLIVNNEEEPNQSHLKNLGKEIMAEQKLPQLKKDTNGDAVRLLQQQLITFGYLGSSSFDSKFGSVTEAAVKQFQRDQNLKDDGIVGPNTWLALANWANRFCQQLAPQ comes from the coding sequence GTGACTAGTGAGTGGTTAATAGTTAACAACGAAGAAGAGCCAAATCAAAGTCATTTAAAAAATTTAGGGAAGGAAATCATGGCTGAGCAGAAATTGCCCCAATTAAAAAAGGACACTAATGGTGATGCTGTAAGATTGCTACAACAACAATTGATTACTTTTGGATATCTAGGGAGTAGTAGTTTTGATTCAAAATTTGGTTCAGTTACAGAAGCAGCTGTCAAACAGTTCCAACGCGATCAAAACTTAAAAGATGATGGGATTGTTGGTCCTAATACTTGGTTGGCTTTAGCAAACTGGGCAAATCGTTTTTGTCAACAACTAGCACCACAATAA